AGCTCTTACTGCACCGATATACTGAGGAAGTTTAAATTTATGGGTTTGACTACCACCTTTACCCAGGGCAAAAGGCCCCATGTATTTGACTACTGCAGTAAATCTGTTTGCTTTAGCCGGATTGAGGTTACGATTTACAGAACCATCTCCTCCAATACTTAGTATACGTTCCAGATTACCACCCCATGCACCCAGTACATAGTTAAACAGGTCCCAGGTTTTTACGCCCAGACCTTCACGTGCATAAAATACAGCATGAGCATCAGGAGTCTTAAATCTCGTTAAGTCCAGTAAACCTTCATCCACCAGTGCAATGGTGTAGGTCATTGCTTTTCCATTCTGCTCAGAAACAGTAATGGTGTTCTCCGTTTCAGGTTTGATTTTATCAGCCATTTTAATTACCGGCTTTAATATTGTTTCAGGATCTTCTATAACTAATGGGATAACACCATACATCCTTATAGGAAGATCGTTTACGGTTTGGGCATGTGGCTGCAACAACGTAATGTTGGCAAAAATATTTGGCGCCATGTTTTTCTCAGCCTTGAATTTAAACTGTGTCTGACCTTTTTTAGTGTCTGTCCAGAAAGTTTTTAAAACGCGGCTACCATTCTCCAAAGAAATTAAGGCTCTTCCGTTTTCGCCGGTAGGGATGGTTAAGACGATATCTTCACCTACTTTGAATTTGGTTTTGTTGGCCGTAAATGAAAGCATGGAAGCCTCGGTTGGATTAGCTGATTGTTCGCGCTGTGCCCATCCTGGCCAATCTACATAAACAGCTTTACCAGTGACATGGCCACCTTCAGCATCACGAACCAGAACCAGGTAGCGTCCCCATTCGGGTTCATCGATGTGCAGTGTCCAGTTGCCTTTACCATTTTGAAGAACTACATTTCCTTTTCGGATTAGTTTATTGTATTCATTCTGTGTAAAGTTAGCAAAAGAGTTTTGTGTATCCTGTTCCCACCACCAGCGCCATTGCACTTTATACAGCTCTACCTGAACAGTTTTAGACCCACTTAGCAGTTTACCATTACGGTCCACATTAACAATGGAGAAATTATGATCTTTACCTGTCATCAGCATTCCACTGAGTTTTTCTCCTTCAGGTGCTTTTATTCCATAATAATTGGTAAACACATGATAGGGGATAGAGAAATTGTCAATGCTGAAATTACCTCCTGCTTCAAATACCTTGGTGGTGAAATTGGCTTTCAGTACTCCTGGTGCTGTAGCATTATCATTGAGATTTGTGTTCACAGCGGCCATTCCGTTTTCGTTTAGCCTGCCTTCGAATATGGTTTTTACCTGTGATACAAAATTTACTGTTGGATTGTCAAAATTATAGCCATCAAAACCAGGGAATGTAGTTTTCATGGTATTCAGGTTCACATCTACTTTGGCTTTCAGGTTTTTTCCTGTAGCACCAAATAACCAGTTTGCTGAAAGGGTAGCGGGTGCTGCTGCTCCTGTACCCAGATATTTGCGGCTTCCAATGTCAAAACCGATTTTTAAACGGTTAGGCATCACGGTCTCTATTTTTATTGATTTTTGAAAGGATGCTCCTCCGGCTTTTACCTTGACACTCCAGTTCCCTGTTGGAGCTGTACTTTCTGTGGAAGTGCGGAAAGCGTAAAATCCATTTAAAGAAGCACCACTGACTGCCTTTTTAATCAGTTGTCCCTGTGGATTATATAATTCAAAGGTAACCGGATAGGCAGCAGGAAGTTTTTTGAGTTTATCTTCAAGAATGAAAGATAAAAAGAGTGAATCTCCTGGTCTCCAGACACCGCGTTCTCCGTAGATCAACCCTTTTAATCCGTTCTGTACCACATCGCCACCTACATCAAAACGGCTTAAAGGAAGCGAATATCCATCATCGAGCTTCAGGTATCCGCGTTCTTCGCCACGTTTTGCAATCAGCAGGAATGGTTTTCTTTTCAAATCAAAAGAAGCCATTCCGTCACCATCAGTTTTTACTGTATGAATAACCTGACGCTGGTAGTCCATTAACTCCAGAGTAACTCCGCTTATTCCTTTAGCGGTAAGCAGGTCAGTAGCCACAATCAGCATACTGTTGTCATTTCCTCTTTTAGCTACAAGGCCAATATTGGAAACTAGCAGATTTCTACTGGCAAATTTATCACTGGTATAGTAAGATGGTGTGCATGGATTATCTTTATCAGCCCATTTATATTCTGAACTGTAATAATTATTATAGCTATTCCAGAAATCATCATCCTCATCTATTTTTTCTCCATAATATCCATTTTGATTGTATTCAGCATCTGTTTGTTCTTTAGAGCTTTCTGTACAATTTAAAACATTATAGTTTTGACGGAAACTGAAGGTAACCCTGTACATTGCACCTGGTTCTGCTTTAATGATCTTGTCAAGATCAAGAACAAACCTGTTTTTTTTATGAAGATTTAATGTTTTATCCTCATCCAGACGAATCCTCTTCTGGAGTAATGGTTTACCAACGCGTCTTAATTCATTTGCTTCCTTGTAGTTATTGTTCTGGAAAAACTGAGGAATATTGTTTTCATATACTTTGATAATAGTGACATCTACTGCTTTGAGATTAACTGCTTCAAAGGGAAGGACCAGTTTTCCTGAGTTTGGAAGAATAGTACCGCTACCAGCAATAGTAACTGAAGGAAGTTTGTTTTCAAATAAAATATTTGCTGAAATAGCAGCATCAAGCGCGCGTTCATTACTGTTGACAATTCCTTTATTTACAGTGAGCATATAATTTCCAAGAAGCGGTTCCGGGGTATATATTTTAACCTGACTGCCGTCGATGGTAAATCTTAGATCTGAGGAAGTACCTAGAGTAATTAAACCTGTTAAATCCTGGCCTATGCCTACAGGTTCAGAGAATTGTACCAGTGCAAAATCTTCAAGATTCTGTACAGCCTTTGTGGCCAGTACCTTAAATACGCCATTGGCTGGTACGGCAAGATTTTCCTCACCTTTGTTTTTTGCATCTATAGCATCACCAGACCATTTAAGACTTAATTTTTCTTCTTTTGATGTCTTTTTGATACTGTCAATCAGAAAGGTTGATGTGTTTTTCTGCGGGTTATGCTGCCACTTTATCTTTAAGTGCTGATTAAAGTCCAGTTCCAGACACTTTTCCAGTAATTTAGGATCCTCTTCATCCGCCGTACTGATTTCTCCTGTCAGCTTCATATAAGTTAAGGAAGTATTATTCTGTGAAATTAATCCGTTCTGAGTTAGCATCAGACCAGGTTTGATGACATTGAATTCGAAATCGAACTCTTCCAGATCCTTCTCTGTTTCTGTTACCTTGCCAAGGTTAAATGTTGCGGTATAGGTTTTTCCGGATTCCAATTTTTCATCTGGCCTGAATTCTATAGTCTGTGCATCGATCCAGAAGGTTTTACCTTTTACAGAAGGGGAGAAGCTAAACAGATTGCGTTCGTCTGGTTTGCCAATTTCACCCATAGTTTTCACCTGTCCGGCCAGCTGTATTCTGATAAAACTCTTTTTGGAGACCGTACCTGAAGTATATCCTTCAATATATTTGGCGTAGGCCTGCTGATCTTCCGCTGATTTATGTTTTCTGAAAATAAAAAAAGCAGCTATTCCTATTAGAATAACTGCTATTGAACCAATTAAGAATGGTTTTTTGTTTTTGATGAAGATGTTCTGTTCAATATTCATATTTCTTGCCTGACGCTATGAGTAGCACTAATTTATTACATCTCTAAAGCACTTAAGGCTTAACTGATATAAGAAGCAAATTCTTTTTTCAGGATGTAATGTCAGGGAAATTACAAAAAAAATATTGAACCTGAATTTATTTAATCATTACGCCAGGTTTATTAATCAGCGGGATTTTAATCAGGTTATCATCAACTATACTTTCAGGTAGAAAAATGAACTTCTTATCATATATGGTACCGTCGATATAATAACTTAACCAGTATTCATTTGTTAAACCGAAAACTTCTGTATCTATAGCTTCAACTCCTTTAAAAGAGTTGGCAGGTACATCACCTAAAAAATGGCGCAATATTGAGGTTTTTACTAATCTGCCATCTTTTTCACCATACCCTTTAGAGCTGATCAGCACGTTATCTATCTGTACATTTTTAAGGTTGATCAGGTAGACAGTCCAGTTTTTAATTTCCGGTGTTTCACTGATCAGCACAACTGCCATGGCCAGGTCTTCTACAATATTTTCCGGCAGGTCTTTCTTCATATTTTATTTCTTTTTAGCTGGGGCTTTTTTTCTGGCAGGAGCTTTAGCCGCTGCACTCTTTGTTCCGGCAGTTTTAGTGCCAGCTGCCTTTTTCTTCGTAGTCTTTGGCTCGAAAGCATTGGGAACCTGTTCAATAATTAATTTTTTTACATCCTCAAGCGAAAGTACGGCCAGGTCTTCCGGGGCGTATTTTTCTGAAGTGGCTGGATTTTTACCCAGTTTGAGCATATCTTTTCCAAAACGGATAAAAGGTCCCCATCTGCCATTTTCAATCGCTATTTTCTCTGCAGCCCACTGCTGAATAAATCTGTTGGCTTCTTTTTCTACTTTTTTGGTAATTAGCTCAGCAATATCATGATCAGCTAATGCATCAAAATTATAAGCTTTAGGTACATTAATGAAAAGATCATTCCACTTGATAAAAGGGCCGAAACGTCCGGTACCTTTAGTCACTGGTAATCCCTGATAGTGTGCTACGGGAGCATCAGCTGTGATTTTTTCTTCAATGATAACTATTGCACGGTTCTGATCAACAGTCAGCGGGTCTTCATTTTTAGGAATAGAGATATAGGTATCACCCCATTTCACATAGGGACCAAAACGGCCTACACCCACTGAAACTTCTTTATCTTTATAATTTTCCAGCTGGAAAGGTAGCCTGAACTGTTCTAAAGCATCTTCAAGGGTGACGGTACCAACTGACTGAGATTTCATCAGACTTGCATATCTTGGTTTCTCTTCATCGTCATTCTGACCAATTTGTACCAGAGGACCAAACTTACCTACCTTAGCATAAACATTTTTACCACTTACAGGGTCAATACCTAACAGACGTTCTCCGTTTGCGCGGTCTGCTGTTTCTGTAGTTACCTCAACTTCTTTATGGAAAGGGGTGTAAAAAGCATGAAGCATTTTTGTCCAGTTTTGTAAACCCTGGGCAATTTCATCAAATTCCTTTTCTACTTTAGCTGTAAAGTTGAAATCAACTATTCCTTTGAAATGTTCTACCAGGAAATCATTTACAACTTCACCTATATCGGTCGGAAACAGTTTGGATTTCTCTGCACCGGTAATTTCTGTTTTGATAGCTTTGGTTACCTGACCATTTTCAAGAATAATTGAACCGAAGGAACGTGAACGCCCATCGCGGTCTTCTTTGACTACATAACCACGATTCTGAATCGTTGAAATTGTAGGTGCATAGGTTGATGGTCGGCCGATACCCAGTTCTTCGAGTTTTTTAACCAGACTTGCTTCTGTATATCTTGCTGGTGGACGCGAGAAACGTTCTGTCGCAGACATTACATTTAAAGTCAGCTCCTGTCCATTAGCTAATGGGGGCAGAATGTTCTCGTTATCCTGATCTTCAGCATCATCATCATCACTGGATTCCAGATAAACTTTAAGGAAACCATCAAATTTCATGACCTCACCTTCCGCAACCAGATTTTCACTGCGTGTACTTACTGCAATCTGTGCTGTGGTTTTTTCAAACAGGGCTTCGCTCATTTGAGAAGCAATAGCACGTTTCCATATAAGCTCATACAGCCTTTGCTCTGAACTATCTCCGGTTACGGTATGCTGATCAAAGTAAGTAGGGCGGATAGCCTCATGTGCTTCCTGTGCGCCTGCAGACTTGGTTTTATAGGTCCTTGGGTGATGATATTTATGTCCGTAAGCAGAATTGATCTCATTTGCTGCAGCCGTTAAAGCTGTTTCAGATAAGTTTACCGAATCTGTTCTCATGTAAGTGATCTTACCACTTTCATATAAACGTTGTGCAACCTGCATGGTACGGGAAACAGGGAATCCCAGTTTGCGGGATGCTTCCTGTTGTAAAGTCGAGGTTGTAAAAGGGGCAGCAGGGTTACGTTTAGCAGGTTTTGTTTCCAGGCTACTGATTTTGAAACCAGCATTGATACAGTCGCGTACAAATTTCTCTGCATCTGCTTCCTGATCAAATCGCTGAGGCAATTCTGCTTTTACAAATTCTCTTGCTTTTCCTGTGCTGAATTTCGCTGTGATTTTATAGGCAGCGGCAGCATTAAACTTGTTTACTTCACGTTCTCTATCTACAATAAGGCGTACTGCTACAGATTGTACACGACCAGCAGATAACGAGGGTTTAACTTTTTTCCATAATACCGGAGAAAGTTCGAAACCTACCAGACGATCTAGTACACGTCTTGCCTGTTGTGCATTAACCAGGTTATAATCAATTGTTCTTGGAGACTCAATTGCTTTTAATATTGCCGGTTTGGTAATCTCATGGAAAACAATACGTTTTGTTTTGTTTTCTTTCAATCCCAGCGTCTCATATAAGTGCCAGGAAATTGCTTCCCCTTCACGGTCCTCATCGGAAGCGAGCCATACCATCTCGGCATCCTTTGCTAATTTCTTAAGTTCAGCGACCACCTGCTTTTTATCAGCGGGTACTTCATAGGTTTGGGCGAAATTATTGTTCGTATCGATTCCCATATCTCCTTTAACAAGGTCGCGGATGTGTCCGTAACTCGATTTAACAAGGAAATCTTTACCCAAATACCCTTCTATTGTTTTCGCTTTTGCAGGTGATTCAACTATTAATAAATTTTTGGCCATTTAGAAGGTTTTTCTGCAAATAAAACTATAAATAAGCCTAAAATCAAAATTCTACCAAGAATAAATATCAAAAAGAATAATTTGGACGTTGAAATTATTGCTCATTTCTTAAATCCGGATGCTTTAATTCAGCGTATTATGGATTGGAATCGATTAAGTTTACCTTCTTATTATATACGTGTAAAAAATTTGTCCCTATATTCGTTATAACATAAATTTTAAAACTATGAATACCCTACTTATTTTATTCAGTTTGTTATTTACCCCACCACAAAGTATCTATGATTTTACCTTTAAAACAATTGATGGTAAAGAGATTAAGCTTGCAAAGTTTAAGGGTAAAAAAATTCTTATTGTAAATACAGCTTCAAAATGTGGTTATACGCCGCAATATGAAGACCTGGAGAAATTGCACCAGAAATATGGTAAGGAAGTTGTCCTTATTGGTTTTCCGGCTGGTAATTTTGGTGGACAGGAACTGGCTACCAATTCAGAGATCCAGGATTTCTGCAAAAAGAATTTTGGTGTTACTTTTTTATTAAGTGAAAAAGTAAGTGTAAAGGGAAATGACATTAACCCGATCTTCAAATATCTAACTTCGGCCAGTAATGCTGATTTTACGGGAGACATTAAATGGAATTTTGAAAAGTTCCTGATTAACGAGAAGGGTGAACTGGTTCACCGTTTCCGTTCTAAGGTTACTCCAATGAGTGCTGAACTGACTAAAAACCTGTAACAATTACTATACAAAGCCCCAGAGGGTTGTTCTAGTGACGTGAAGAGAAATTCCTTAACAGGGATTTCTTTTTTTTTTAACCGAATTGTGTTGGTTTGGGTTACATTTGCAACATAATAACAACTATGTACAATTCAGTTCCGCTCAGGGCAGCAAGTTTCATCCTGGGGTCTTTCTTTTTATATTCCTGCAGCAGCAATTATCAGGTGGTTAAATCAAACCGTACGGAGTATGCGGTAAACAGTAAAGTTGCTCCAGACAGCTCTGTTATCCATACTTATTTGCCGTATAAACTAAAGCTTGATTCACAAATGAATCAGATTTTGGGTTATTCAGCAAATGAAATCACCAAGAAAATGGTGGGCGGAGAATCTACTCTGGGAAACTTTATGAGTGACGCTGTTTTGTCTGAAGCCCGAAAAAAATATCCACAAATTGATTTCACCATACCAAGTCCAAATGGTGGCTTACGAAATGATCTGCCTTTAGGAGCCATTACATTATCCAACGTTTTTGAATTGATGCCATTTGAAAATGAGTTAATCGTTTTTGAGCTCAAAGGGACAGCGGTTCAGGGTTTACTCGATTATATTGCCCGTAGTGAAGGACAGCCTGTAGGCGGCTTAACCATGAAAATTGAAGCTGGCAAAGCTGAAGAGGTCATGATCAATGGTCAGCCATTTGATACGGCTAAAAATTACCATGTACTTACTTCTGATTATATCGCAGGCGGAGCTGACGGAATTACATGTTTTAAAAATCCGGTAGCTGTTCAGGTACTTGGCCTTAAAATACGTGATGCCTTAATTATGTATATCAAAGAAAACCAGGAAAAAGGAAAAAAGATCAATTCAAAATTAGATGGGAGGATGTCCAATGATAAATCGTAGGAAGTTTATAAAAACAGGTAGTATAGCAGCAGTTGCCACAGCATTAAGTATAGATTCATTAGATGCTATGGCAAATGGAGCATTAAAACAACTGACCATTTTGCATACCAATGATGTACATAGTCAGATTGAACCTTTTCCCATGAACGGATCCAGGAATCAGGGGCTTGGCGGGGTTGCCCGCAGAGCTGCATTGATTAAGAAAATCAGATCTGAGCAACCCAATGTTCTTTTGCTGGATGCAGGTGATATCTTTCAGGGGACGCCTTATTTTAATCTTTATGGCGGAGAACTTGAAATTAAACTGATGAGTGAGATGGGATATGATGCAGCAACGATGGGAAATCATGATTTCGATAATGGTCTGGAAGGTTTTTATAAACAACTTCCACATGCAAATTTTCCAATTCTGATTAGTAATTACGATTTCTCAGATACGGTCATGCATAAATCTACGCAGTCTTATAAGATCTTTAACAAGGCTGGTTTGAAGATTGGTGTCTTCGGTATAGGAATTGAACTGAAGGGGCTGGTAGGAGAGAAGAATTATGGAAATACCATTTATCAGGACCCTGTATCAAAAGCAAATGAGGTGGCTGGTTTGCTTAAAAAAGAGCTGCATTGTGATTTGATTATTTGTCTTTCTCACCTGGGTTATAAGTATTCAGATAACAAGGTTTCTGATCAGACTTTAGCACAGAATAATGATCATATAGATTTAATCATTGGTGGACATACACATACTTTTCTAGCTAAACCTCAGGATGTTAAAAATAGAGCAGGGAGGATAACTACAATTAACCAGGTAGGTTTTGCAGGAATAAACTTAGGCCGTATAGATTATTATTTTGAATCATACAGAGGGAAGAAATTATTAACTTCTTCACCCTATATGATTTCGGATCAGCTGGATAGCTAAATTATTTAGACAAGGAAACCGCCTCCTAAAAGGTCGTTTCCTTCATAGAAAACTGCAGACTGACCAGGAGCTATAGCAGATACATTGTGGTCAAATACCACACGCATTTTATCTTTTTCCTGTACAATGGTACTTAACATACCAGCGTCTTTATAACGTATTTTGGTAATCACATTATCCATTGGTTCTAAAATATTTTCATATTTGATCAGGTTAATATTACGTACCATTGCTTCACTTCTTTCCAATTCTTCTGCTCTTCCAAGCATTACTGTGTTACTTTCCGGAAGAATCTGGGTAACAAACATAGGTTCGCCAAAAGCAATTCCCAGGCCTTTACGCTGTCCGATTGTATAGAAAGGATAACCTTTATGCTGTCCGACAATCATTCCATCACTTGTGATAAAATTTCCGCCTGCAACACGTTCTTCCAAATCTCCTACCTTATGTTTCAGAAACGAACGGTAATCATTTTCCGGAACGAAACAGATTTCGTAGCTCTCACTCTTTTTTGCCAGTTCTTCCTGTCCCATATCCAATGCCATCTGTCTGATATCGGCTTTGGCAAAAGATCCTAGTGGAAATTGTGTACGGGCAAGATTTTCCTGAGAAACACCCCATAAAACATAAGACTGATCTTTATTTTCATCCAGTCCTTTGGAAATTACATGCCTGCCATTTTCATGTTGTCTGACATTTGCATAATGCCCAGTAGCGATAAATTCACAATCCAGTTTATTTGCACGTTTTAACAAAGCTTCCCATTTGATATGGGTATTGCAAAGCACACAAGGATTAGGTGTACGGCCTGCAAGGTACTCGTCAACAAAATTATCAATTACATAATCACCAAATTCTTCTCTGATGTCTAATATATAATGTGGAAAGCCATAATTTACTGCTAAAGTACGGGCATCATTGATGCTGTCTAAACTACAGCATCCGGTTTCTTTACTATTACTTCCGGAAGTAGCATAGTCCCAGGTCTTCATCGTTAAACCAATAACTTCATACCCTTGTTCGTGTAACATTACTGCTGCTACTGAACTATCTACACCGCCACTCATGGCTACCAGAATTCTACCCCTTTTACTCATTGTATTTTAATATGATACAAAAATAACTGATTTTAGTTAAAGATTCATTTTTTAAGCAGTCAGATCCTTGTAAAAAGGTAATTTACAATTGAAATTAAACATTATAGCTTCTTCCTTACGGCGCTTAATAAGATATATGTGATATATTAGAGCGCTAGATAAACAAACCAAAACCGACTATTCAATGAAGAAACTTTTATTTTACAGTGTTTTATTTATTCCTTTTATCGCCAGTGCGCAGCAAGATCTTGCTAAATACGTAAAGCCAATTATAGGAACGCAAAAAATGGGGCATACTTATCCCGGTGCTGTAGTTCCTTTTGGGGCTGTGCAGTTAAGCCCGGAGACAGATACGCTTTCTTATGAGCTTAATGGTAAATACAATGGTGATGTTTATAAATATTGTGCAGGTTACCGTTACGAAGACAAGACAATTGTTGGATTCAGCCATACGCATTTCAGTGGCTCCGGGCATTCTGATCTCGGGGATTTCCTGATTATGCCAACGCAAGGGAAATTACAGTTAAATCCGGGTGTTGCTTCTGATCCCAAAGGAGGTTTTCGTTCTGCCTTTTCTCATCAGAATGAAGTAGCAGAAGCAGGATATTACAAAGTGAAACTTGATGATGACCAGATTCTGGCAGAATTGACTGCCTCAAAAAGAGTAGGGATGCATCAGTATACTTTTCCTAAATCTGATCAGTCGCATATTATTCTTGATCTGATGTCCGGAATTTATAATTATGAAGACAAAAACGTATGGACTTATGTACGGGTGGTTAATGATTCATTAGTGACTGGCTATCGTCAGACCAATGGCTGGGCAAGAACCAGAACAGTATATTTTGCAATGTCTTTTTCTAAACCTTTTGTGAAATACGGGCAGAGAAACTATGACCGTAAACAGGCTTATAAGGGGTTCTGGGGCAAATTCGATCAGACAAAAAACTTTCCTGAGATAGCTGGAAAACAATTGAGGATGTATTTTGATTTTAAGACCCAGGATCAGGAGAGGGTGAAGATAAAATTCGCGCTTTCGCCGGTAAGCCAGGAAAATGCACTGGAAAATATGCGTGCTGAAATACCGGGCTGGAATTTTGAACAAGTTAAGGAACAGGCTAAGCAGGAGTGGAACAAAGAGTTAAATAAAATTACTGTTAACACTTCTGAAGACGATAAGGTTAATTTTTATACTGCAATGTACCATGCCTTTATTAATCCAACAGTTTATACAGATATAAATGGTCAGTATAAAGGGCTTGATCAGGGGATACATGAGGCTAAGGGATTTACAAATTATACTACATTCTCGTTATGGGATACTTACCGGGCTTTACATCCTTTCTTTAACCTGATTCAGCCATCAAGGAATAATGATATGGTTAAATCTATGATGGCGCATTATAATCAGAGTACATTGAAAATGTTGCCGGTCTGGTCACATTATGCTAATGATAACTGGTGTATGAGTGGATATCACAGCGTATCTGTAGTTGCTGATGCGATTATTAAAGGAGTTTACGATGGCGATCCTGAAGCAGCACTGGCGGCTTGCATAACAACTTCTAACCGCAAGGATTATGAAGGAATAGGAGATTATATCGATAAAGGCTTTATTCCAGCAGAAAAAAGTGGTGTATCTATTTCTAATACGCTAGAGTATGCTTATGACGATTGGTGTATTGCACAGCTTGCCAAAAAACTAAATAAGGAGGATATTTATCAGGAATATATTAAACGCTCTGGAAACTGGGAGAATAATTTTGATGCTTCTACCGGATTTATGCGGGCTAAAATGGCCGATGGTACATTTCAGAAAAAATTTGATGTAATGAGTACTCATGGACAGGGTTTTATTGAAGGTAATTCATGGAACTATAGTTTTTTTGTCCCTCAAAATCCTAAACTGTTGATTGAACGGATGGGAGGGAAACAGAAATTTGCAAAGAGATTGGATTCTTTGTTCACGATGCATTTGCCTGATGAGTTTTTTGCAGAAACTGAAGATATTACCAGAGAGGGGATAGTAGGTGGGTATGTACATGGTAATGAGCCTGCGCATCATGTCGCTTATTTATACAACTGGACTGATCAGCCCTGGAAAACTCAGTCAAGAATCAGAATGATCTTAAAAATGCAATACAAGAATGCTCCGGATGGTTTAGGTGGAAATGATGACTGCGGACAAATGAGTGCGTGGTATCTGTTTTCTTCTCTGGGTTTTTATCCTGTAGCACCTGGTTCTGATGAATACTCGGTGGGTAGTCCGGCTGTGAAATCAGCAATAGTGAAGCTGGAAAATGGGAAGATATTTACTATTGACGCAATTAATCAGAGTGATAAAAATGTGTATGTGGAAAAGGTTTTACTCAATGGCAAAGCGATTACAACGCATACAATCAGACATGCTGATATTACCAAAGGAGGAAAGCTAACATTTTATATGAGTAGTAAAGCGACTAAATAGAGTTTATTCTCTGATTCAGACAGGGCAGATTAGGATTTTTCTGCCCTGTTTTATATTAAAAATAGTTGCTCACCTATATGATTTAAATTAATTCGACTGAAAAACAGTGTATTGTCTATTT
This portion of the Pedobacter lusitanus genome encodes:
- the topA gene encoding type I DNA topoisomerase; translated protein: MAKNLLIVESPAKAKTIEGYLGKDFLVKSSYGHIRDLVKGDMGIDTNNNFAQTYEVPADKKQVVAELKKLAKDAEMVWLASDEDREGEAISWHLYETLGLKENKTKRIVFHEITKPAILKAIESPRTIDYNLVNAQQARRVLDRLVGFELSPVLWKKVKPSLSAGRVQSVAVRLIVDREREVNKFNAAAAYKITAKFSTGKAREFVKAELPQRFDQEADAEKFVRDCINAGFKISSLETKPAKRNPAAPFTTSTLQQEASRKLGFPVSRTMQVAQRLYESGKITYMRTDSVNLSETALTAAANEINSAYGHKYHHPRTYKTKSAGAQEAHEAIRPTYFDQHTVTGDSSEQRLYELIWKRAIASQMSEALFEKTTAQIAVSTRSENLVAEGEVMKFDGFLKVYLESSDDDDAEDQDNENILPPLANGQELTLNVMSATERFSRPPARYTEASLVKKLEELGIGRPSTYAPTISTIQNRGYVVKEDRDGRSRSFGSIILENGQVTKAIKTEITGAEKSKLFPTDIGEVVNDFLVEHFKGIVDFNFTAKVEKEFDEIAQGLQNWTKMLHAFYTPFHKEVEVTTETADRANGERLLGIDPVSGKNVYAKVGKFGPLVQIGQNDDEEKPRYASLMKSQSVGTVTLEDALEQFRLPFQLENYKDKEVSVGVGRFGPYVKWGDTYISIPKNEDPLTVDQNRAIVIIEEKITADAPVAHYQGLPVTKGTGRFGPFIKWNDLFINVPKAYNFDALADHDIAELITKKVEKEANRFIQQWAAEKIAIENGRWGPFIRFGKDMLKLGKNPATSEKYAPEDLAVLSLEDVKKLIIEQVPNAFEPKTTKKKAAGTKTAGTKSAAAKAPARKKAPAKKK
- a CDS encoding glutathione peroxidase, whose product is MNTLLILFSLLFTPPQSIYDFTFKTIDGKEIKLAKFKGKKILIVNTASKCGYTPQYEDLEKLHQKYGKEVVLIGFPAGNFGGQELATNSEIQDFCKKNFGVTFLLSEKVSVKGNDINPIFKYLTSASNADFTGDIKWNFEKFLINEKGELVHRFRSKVTPMSAELTKNL
- a CDS encoding alpha-2-macroglobulin family protein; translation: MNIEQNIFIKNKKPFLIGSIAVILIGIAAFFIFRKHKSAEDQQAYAKYIEGYTSGTVSKKSFIRIQLAGQVKTMGEIGKPDERNLFSFSPSVKGKTFWIDAQTIEFRPDEKLESGKTYTATFNLGKVTETEKDLEEFDFEFNVIKPGLMLTQNGLISQNNTSLTYMKLTGEISTADEEDPKLLEKCLELDFNQHLKIKWQHNPQKNTSTFLIDSIKKTSKEEKLSLKWSGDAIDAKNKGEENLAVPANGVFKVLATKAVQNLEDFALVQFSEPVGIGQDLTGLITLGTSSDLRFTIDGSQVKIYTPEPLLGNYMLTVNKGIVNSNERALDAAISANILFENKLPSVTIAGSGTILPNSGKLVLPFEAVNLKAVDVTIIKVYENNIPQFFQNNNYKEANELRRVGKPLLQKRIRLDEDKTLNLHKKNRFVLDLDKIIKAEPGAMYRVTFSFRQNYNVLNCTESSKEQTDAEYNQNGYYGEKIDEDDDFWNSYNNYYSSEYKWADKDNPCTPSYYTSDKFASRNLLVSNIGLVAKRGNDNSMLIVATDLLTAKGISGVTLELMDYQRQVIHTVKTDGDGMASFDLKRKPFLLIAKRGEERGYLKLDDGYSLPLSRFDVGGDVVQNGLKGLIYGERGVWRPGDSLFLSFILEDKLKKLPAAYPVTFELYNPQGQLIKKAVSGASLNGFYAFRTSTESTAPTGNWSVKVKAGGASFQKSIKIETVMPNRLKIGFDIGSRKYLGTGAAAPATLSANWLFGATGKNLKAKVDVNLNTMKTTFPGFDGYNFDNPTVNFVSQVKTIFEGRLNENGMAAVNTNLNDNATAPGVLKANFTTKVFEAGGNFSIDNFSIPYHVFTNYYGIKAPEGEKLSGMLMTGKDHNFSIVNVDRNGKLLSGSKTVQVELYKVQWRWWWEQDTQNSFANFTQNEYNKLIRKGNVVLQNGKGNWTLHIDEPEWGRYLVLVRDAEGGHVTGKAVYVDWPGWAQREQSANPTEASMLSFTANKTKFKVGEDIVLTIPTGENGRALISLENGSRVLKTFWTDTKKGQTQFKFKAEKNMAPNIFANITLLQPHAQTVNDLPIRMYGVIPLVIEDPETILKPVIKMADKIKPETENTITVSEQNGKAMTYTIALVDEGLLDLTRFKTPDAHAVFYAREGLGVKTWDLFNYVLGAWGGNLERILSIGGDGSVNRNLNPAKANRFTAVVKYMGPFALGKGGSQTHKFKLPQYIGAVRAMVVAGQDGAYGSAEKSVQVKKPLMVLATLPRVVGPGESFTLPVTVFATENNLKNVAVQLQTQNLQVSGLKTRQLTYAQPGEQMAYFDVTVPQITGIAKVKIVAQSGAEKAVYDLELDIRNPNPYVTNVVSAIIQPGQSWTTDYLPLGIAGSNSGSVELSSIPPVNLKKRLSYLMQYPHGCVEQTTSSVFPQLFLNKLSPLNEQQKAQTDRNIKAGINRLRSFQTTEGGLAYWPGDPSADEWGTNYAGHFLVEAQNSGYNIPVGMLDEVLRYLKGKAGSWVPNSNNFYGGDLSQAYRLYVLALARKPEMAAMNRLKAFEYLSVSAKWRLAAAYQLAGQASAATALTKGLDITVKPYTQLGGTYGSDSRDEAMILETLTLMGQKGRAAQVLQTVAAKLGTDDWYSTQTTAYGLLSIAKFCGQNSASSRLNYTYLLDGKKGTFNQNQYLSSLPINFKGKTAAVTNNGQTVLFARLILDGQPAAGQNNFKPNNSDILDMSVSYKLLNGKPIDPSVLKQGLDFYAEVVLKNPGKMGLYEQMALTQIFPSGWEIINTRVNDNESIIASSPYTYRDIRDDRVFTYFNLRENETVTYKVLLNASYIGKYYLSAIQCEAMYNNTISATQNGKWVQVIK